In a single window of the Burkholderia pyrrocinia genome:
- a CDS encoding ornithine cyclodeaminase family protein, which produces MVLEAVEGAYLGLASGESENPRKLMSQPADKHSVAYSMLGRDGGRKTVGFKTSYKYDPEHNRELQKYYTTLLLFDDETGMPVALMDGSLVGSLRTPAVSALIARVAAPHARTALVVGTGTQGRMAAPFLLTALPDIERVIVHGHYESGIDAVRSTLKRFHPDRDIEVSTDLAASAREADIVLGVAGAGVPETVRHAALKPGALALLVGYGIHADALYRADYRIATSEAQMLVTGVDLVDETGKLPAVDAELPDILLGRKPARRNDGDIVYAFNSGMIVTDIALGRVLADAARVKGLGEEVELW; this is translated from the coding sequence ATGGTGCTCGAGGCGGTCGAGGGTGCATACCTTGGCCTTGCTTCCGGCGAATCGGAGAATCCGCGCAAGCTGATGAGCCAGCCGGCCGACAAGCATTCGGTTGCGTATTCGATGCTGGGCCGGGACGGTGGGCGTAAAACCGTCGGGTTCAAGACGTCGTATAAATACGATCCCGAGCACAACCGCGAACTACAGAAGTACTACACGACATTGCTGCTGTTCGACGATGAAACCGGCATGCCCGTTGCACTGATGGACGGCAGCCTGGTCGGGTCGCTGCGTACGCCGGCCGTGTCGGCCCTGATCGCGCGTGTAGCCGCGCCGCATGCCAGAACGGCACTTGTCGTCGGCACCGGAACGCAGGGGCGCATGGCGGCGCCGTTCCTGCTGACCGCCCTGCCGGACATCGAGCGGGTGATCGTACATGGCCACTATGAATCGGGAATCGATGCCGTGCGCAGCACGCTGAAGCGCTTTCACCCCGACCGTGACATCGAGGTGTCGACGGATCTCGCCGCGTCGGCGCGGGAGGCGGACATCGTGCTGGGTGTGGCCGGCGCCGGCGTACCGGAGACGGTGCGTCACGCGGCGCTGAAGCCGGGCGCTCTTGCACTGCTGGTCGGATACGGGATTCACGCCGACGCGCTGTATCGTGCCGACTACCGGATCGCGACGAGCGAGGCACAGATGTTGGTGACCGGCGTCGATCTCGTTGACGAAACCGGCAAACTTCCTGCTGTCGATGCGGAGCTGCCGGACATACTGCTCGGTCGCAAGCCGGCACGGCGCAATGATGGCGACATCGTCTACGCGTTCAACAGCGGAATGATCGTCACCGACATTGCGCTCGGGCGCGTGTTGGCCGACGCGGCTCGGGTGAAAGGGCTCGGCGAGGAAGTCGAACTATGGTGA